One window of Felis catus isolate Fca126 chromosome D4, F.catus_Fca126_mat1.0, whole genome shotgun sequence genomic DNA carries:
- the SIGMAR1 gene encoding sigma non-opioid intracellular receptor 1 isoform X1, with amino-acid sequence MQWAVGRRWVWAALLLAAAAVLAQVVWLWLGTQSFVFQHEEIAQLARQYAGLDHELAFSRLIVELRRLHPGHVLPDEELQWVFVNAGGWMGAMCLLHASLSEYVLLFGTALGSGGHSGRYWAEISDTIISGTFHQWREGTTKSEVFYPGETVVHGPGEATAVEWGPNTWMVEYGRGVIPSTLAFALADTIFSTQDFLTLFYTLRAYARGLRLELTTYLFGQDP; translated from the exons ATGCAGTGGGCCGTGGGCCGGCGGTGGGTGTGGGCCGCGCTGCTCCTGGCTGCCGCTGCTGTGCTGGCCCAGGTGGTCTGGCTCTGGCTGGGCACGCAAAGCTTCGTCTTCCAGCACGAAGAGATCGCGCAGCTGGCCCGGCAGTATGCGG GGTTGGACCACGAGCTGGCGTTCTCTCGGCTGATCGTGGAATTACGGCGGCTGCACCCAGGCCACGTGCTGCCCGACGAGGAGCTGCAGTGGGTGTTTGTGAACGCGGGCGGCTGGATGGGCGCCATGTGCCTTCTGCACGCCTCGCTGTCCGAGTACGTGCTGCTCTTCGGCACCGCCCTGGGCTCTGGCGGCCACTCGG GGCGCTACTGGGCTGAGATTTCCGACACCATCATCTCTGGCACCTTCCACCAGTGGAGAGAGGGCACTACCAAAAGTGAGGTCTTCTACCCAG GGGAGACCGTGGTCCACGGGCCTGGTGAGGCAACAGCTGTGGAATGGGGGCCAAATACATGGATGGTGGAGTATGGTCGGGGTGTCATCCCATCTACCTTGGCCTTTGCGCTGGCTGACACAATCTTCAGCACCCAGGACTTCCTCACGCTCTTCTATACTCTTCGCGCCTATGCCCGGGGCCTCCGGCTTGAGCTCACCACCTACCTCTTTGGCCAGGACCCCTGA
- the SIGMAR1 gene encoding sigma non-opioid intracellular receptor 1 isoform X2: MQWAVGRRWVWAALLLAAAAVLAQVVWLWLGTQSFVFQHEEIAQLARQYAGLDHELAFSRLIVELRRLHPGHVLPDEELQWVFVNAGGWMGAMCLLHASLSEYVLLFGTALGSGGHSGRYWAEISDTIISGTFHQWREGTTKSEVFYPDGRPGQ; this comes from the exons ATGCAGTGGGCCGTGGGCCGGCGGTGGGTGTGGGCCGCGCTGCTCCTGGCTGCCGCTGCTGTGCTGGCCCAGGTGGTCTGGCTCTGGCTGGGCACGCAAAGCTTCGTCTTCCAGCACGAAGAGATCGCGCAGCTGGCCCGGCAGTATGCGG GGTTGGACCACGAGCTGGCGTTCTCTCGGCTGATCGTGGAATTACGGCGGCTGCACCCAGGCCACGTGCTGCCCGACGAGGAGCTGCAGTGGGTGTTTGTGAACGCGGGCGGCTGGATGGGCGCCATGTGCCTTCTGCACGCCTCGCTGTCCGAGTACGTGCTGCTCTTCGGCACCGCCCTGGGCTCTGGCGGCCACTCGG GGCGCTACTGGGCTGAGATTTCCGACACCATCATCTCTGGCACCTTCCACCAGTGGAGAGAGGGCACTACCAAAAGTGAGGTCTTCTACCCAG ATGGGCGACCAGGCCAGTGA
- the ARID3C gene encoding AT-rich interactive domain-containing protein 3C isoform X2 encodes MVLDSSLSFERFLAALQRPLLPFWQCGGGTPVGGLGAAEPRGASPPAPPPALPLSGPAPAAAASRAARERTAARRAHRCGSARLGTPRREQSRGRGCPRGGQSRGNAVETPGAPGRARLAALSSGPRLVPAPPPAGGLRLEAVMEALQRQQAARLAQGVGPLAPQRPLPPPLPPLPAPRTLQAPEGALGEVGTEEEEDAEEDEEGEEAGAEEEAAEESRPGTRGPSSPSSQPPGPHPHEWTYEEQFKQLYELDADPKRKEFLDDLFSFMQKRGTPVNRVPIMAKQVLDLYALFRLVTAKGGLVEVINRKVWREVTRGLSLPTTITSAAFTLRTQYMKYLYPYECETRALSSPGELQAAIDSNRREGRRQAYTAAPLYGLAGPTPRGTPGQVSVPGPAPPTPSPRPAQGSASGLPAHACAQLSPSPIKKEESGIPTPRLALPVGLALGPAREKLAPEEPPEKRAVLMGHMDPPRPGAPPSFLPRGKVPLRGVLFARRQPVPASQGPTNPVPPLPTGPPSSTSP; translated from the exons ATGGTGTTAGACTCCTCACTCTCCTTCGAACGATTCCTGGCAGCTCTCCAGCGCCCCCTCCTCCCGTTCTGGCAGTGTGGAGGGGGAACACCTGTTGGGGGGCTGGGAGCGGCAGAGCCCCGGGGGGCCTctccccccgcgcccccgcccgcccTGCCCCTCTCCGGTCCCGCCCCCGCGGCCGCCGCCAGCAGAGCGGCGCGTGAGCGCACCGCGGCCAGAAGAGCGCACCGCTGCGGGAGCGCACGGCTGGGGACCCCGCGCAGGGAGCAGAGCCGAGGTAGGGGCTGCCCGAGAGGCGGGCAGAGCAGAGGGAACGCCGTGGAGACGCCGGGGGCACCGGGGCGCGCCAGGCTG GCGGCCCTTTCCTCGGGGCCCCGCCTGGTGCCAGCCCCCCCACCAGCGGGGGGACTGCGCCTGGAAGCTGTAATGGAGGCCCTGCAGAGGCAGCAGGCAGCCCGACTGGCCCAAGGGGTGGGGCCATTGGCCCCTCAACGCCCATTGCCACCACCACTACCTCCCTTGCCTGCCCCTCGGACCCTGCAGGCCCCTGAAGGGGCCTTGGGGGAGGTTGGGACTGAAGAAGAGGAGGATGCGgaagaggatgaggaaggggaggaagccggggcagaggaggaggcagcCGAGGAGAGCCGTCCAGGGACCCGGGGCCCCAGCTCACCTTCAAGTCAACCCCCTGGACCTCATCCCCATGAATGGACCTACGAGGAACAGTTCAAGCAG CTGTACGAGCTTGATGCAGACCCCAAGAGGAAGGAATTTCTGGATGACCTGTTTAGCTTCATGCAGAAGAGGG GGACGCCAGTGAACCGCGTGCCCATCATGGCGAAGCAGGTGCTGGACCTGTACGCGCTGTTTCGCCTGGTGACAGCCAAAGGCGGCCTGGTGGAAGTCATCAACCGCAAGGTGTGGCGGGAGGTCACGCGCGGCCTCAGCCTGCCCACCACCATCACGTCGGCAGCCTTCACTCTACGCACCCA GTACATGAAGTACCTGTACCCGTACGAGTGCGAGACGCGGGCGCTCAGCTCCCCAGGGGAGCTCCAGGCAGCCATCGACAGCAACCGGCGCGAGGGCCGTCGTCAGGCTTACACCGCCGCCCCGCTCTACGGCTTAGCTGGGCCTACACCTCGGGGTACTCCCGGCCAAGTCTCTgttcctggccccgccccgcccacgcCCAGCCCACGCCCTGCCCAGGGCTCCGCCTCCGGCCTGCCTGCTCACGCCTGCGCGCAGCTGAGCCCGAGCCCCATTAAGAAAG AGGAAAGCGGAATTCCAACCCCTCGACTGGCACTGCCTGTGGGCCTGGCTTTGGGACCTGCAAGGGAGAAGTTGGCACCAGAGGAGCCCCCAGAGAAGAGGGCTGTGCTGATGGGGCACATGGACCCACCTCGACCTGGAGCTCCCCCTAGTTTCCTGCCCCGTGGCAAGGTTCCCCTGAGGG GTGTCCTCTTTGCTCGCCGCCAGCCTGTGCCAGCTTCCCAGGGCCCAACCAACCCTGTACCCCCACTCCCTACAGGGCCACCTTCCAGCACTTCACCCTGA
- the SIGMAR1 gene encoding sigma non-opioid intracellular receptor 1 isoform X3: MQWAVGRRWVWAALLLAAAAVLAQVVWLWLGTQSFVFQHEEIAQLARQYAGLDHELAFSRLIVELRRLHPGHVLPDEELQWVFVNAGGWMGAMCLLHASLSEYVLLFGTALGSGGHSGRYWAEISDTIISGTFHQWREGTTKSEVFYPGPAQV; encoded by the exons ATGCAGTGGGCCGTGGGCCGGCGGTGGGTGTGGGCCGCGCTGCTCCTGGCTGCCGCTGCTGTGCTGGCCCAGGTGGTCTGGCTCTGGCTGGGCACGCAAAGCTTCGTCTTCCAGCACGAAGAGATCGCGCAGCTGGCCCGGCAGTATGCGG GGTTGGACCACGAGCTGGCGTTCTCTCGGCTGATCGTGGAATTACGGCGGCTGCACCCAGGCCACGTGCTGCCCGACGAGGAGCTGCAGTGGGTGTTTGTGAACGCGGGCGGCTGGATGGGCGCCATGTGCCTTCTGCACGCCTCGCTGTCCGAGTACGTGCTGCTCTTCGGCACCGCCCTGGGCTCTGGCGGCCACTCGG GGCGCTACTGGGCTGAGATTTCCGACACCATCATCTCTGGCACCTTCCACCAGTGGAGAGAGGGCACTACCAAAAGTGAGGTCTTCTACCCAG GCCCAGCCCAAGTTTAG
- the ARID3C gene encoding AT-rich interactive domain-containing protein 3C isoform X1, protein MVLDSSLSFERFLAALQRPLLPFWQCGGGTPVGGLGAAEPRGASPPAPPPALPLSGPAPAAAASRAARERTAARRAHRCGSARLGTPRREQSRGRGCPRGGQSRGNAVETPGAPGRARLAALSSGPRLVPAPPPAGGLRLEAVMEALQRQQAARLAQGVGPLAPQRPLPPPLPPLPAPRTLQAPEGALGEVGTEEEEDAEEDEEGEEAGAEEEAAEESRPGTRGPSSPSSQPPGPHPHEWTYEEQFKQLYELDADPKRKEFLDDLFSFMQKRGTPVNRVPIMAKQVLDLYALFRLVTAKGGLVEVINRKVWREVTRGLSLPTTITSAAFTLRTQYMKYLYPYECETRALSSPGELQAAIDSNRREGRRQAYTAAPLYGLAGPTPRGTPGQVSVPGPAPPTPSPRPAQGSASGLPAHACAQLSPSPIKKEESGIPTPRLALPVGLALGPAREKLAPEEPPEKRAVLMGHMDPPRPGAPPSFLPRGKVPLRGEQGLVAERASGLYTEGGQTYYLIGVGGGTDKSLNRQLCDYRCGAEVEWGLSVRMEGGA, encoded by the exons ATGGTGTTAGACTCCTCACTCTCCTTCGAACGATTCCTGGCAGCTCTCCAGCGCCCCCTCCTCCCGTTCTGGCAGTGTGGAGGGGGAACACCTGTTGGGGGGCTGGGAGCGGCAGAGCCCCGGGGGGCCTctccccccgcgcccccgcccgcccTGCCCCTCTCCGGTCCCGCCCCCGCGGCCGCCGCCAGCAGAGCGGCGCGTGAGCGCACCGCGGCCAGAAGAGCGCACCGCTGCGGGAGCGCACGGCTGGGGACCCCGCGCAGGGAGCAGAGCCGAGGTAGGGGCTGCCCGAGAGGCGGGCAGAGCAGAGGGAACGCCGTGGAGACGCCGGGGGCACCGGGGCGCGCCAGGCTG GCGGCCCTTTCCTCGGGGCCCCGCCTGGTGCCAGCCCCCCCACCAGCGGGGGGACTGCGCCTGGAAGCTGTAATGGAGGCCCTGCAGAGGCAGCAGGCAGCCCGACTGGCCCAAGGGGTGGGGCCATTGGCCCCTCAACGCCCATTGCCACCACCACTACCTCCCTTGCCTGCCCCTCGGACCCTGCAGGCCCCTGAAGGGGCCTTGGGGGAGGTTGGGACTGAAGAAGAGGAGGATGCGgaagaggatgaggaaggggaggaagccggggcagaggaggaggcagcCGAGGAGAGCCGTCCAGGGACCCGGGGCCCCAGCTCACCTTCAAGTCAACCCCCTGGACCTCATCCCCATGAATGGACCTACGAGGAACAGTTCAAGCAG CTGTACGAGCTTGATGCAGACCCCAAGAGGAAGGAATTTCTGGATGACCTGTTTAGCTTCATGCAGAAGAGGG GGACGCCAGTGAACCGCGTGCCCATCATGGCGAAGCAGGTGCTGGACCTGTACGCGCTGTTTCGCCTGGTGACAGCCAAAGGCGGCCTGGTGGAAGTCATCAACCGCAAGGTGTGGCGGGAGGTCACGCGCGGCCTCAGCCTGCCCACCACCATCACGTCGGCAGCCTTCACTCTACGCACCCA GTACATGAAGTACCTGTACCCGTACGAGTGCGAGACGCGGGCGCTCAGCTCCCCAGGGGAGCTCCAGGCAGCCATCGACAGCAACCGGCGCGAGGGCCGTCGTCAGGCTTACACCGCCGCCCCGCTCTACGGCTTAGCTGGGCCTACACCTCGGGGTACTCCCGGCCAAGTCTCTgttcctggccccgccccgcccacgcCCAGCCCACGCCCTGCCCAGGGCTCCGCCTCCGGCCTGCCTGCTCACGCCTGCGCGCAGCTGAGCCCGAGCCCCATTAAGAAAG AGGAAAGCGGAATTCCAACCCCTCGACTGGCACTGCCTGTGGGCCTGGCTTTGGGACCTGCAAGGGAGAAGTTGGCACCAGAGGAGCCCCCAGAGAAGAGGGCTGTGCTGATGGGGCACATGGACCCACCTCGACCTGGAGCTCCCCCTAGTTTCCTGCCCCGTGGCAAGGTTCCCCTGAGGGGTGAGCAGGGGCTTGTTGCTGAGAGGGCTTCGGGCCTATACACTGAGGGAGGACAGACCTATTACCTAATAGGTGTTGGAGGTGGGACAGATAAATCCCTCAATAGACAACTGTGTGATTATAGGTGTGGGGCTGAAGTGGAATGGGGGCTGTCTGTAAGGATGGAGGGGGGAGCTTGA